The Oncorhynchus kisutch isolate 150728-3 unplaced genomic scaffold, Okis_V2 scaffold3571, whole genome shotgun sequence DNA segment AGGAATCAGAGGAGGACCTTGACCTTTAGTCCATTCATCACAAAATGGAGGCATGGCTTTATTTCCTCCTGAAATAGAATTGTTAGAATCCCTGGGGTAATGTTATATACCATACCAGTACTTTATATACCATACCAGTACTTTATATACCATACCAATACTTTATATACCATACCAGTACTTTATATACCATACCAGTACTTTATATACCATACCAGTACTTTATATACCATACCAGTACTTTATATACCATACTAGTACTTTATATACCATACCAGTACTTTATATACCATACCAGTACTTTATATACCATACCAGTACTTTATATACCATACCAGGCAGCATTGAGTATGGATCAATTCCACGCATAGATAAAAACCCTTAACGCTCATTAGCTTCTCACACGGATGAATCTGACTTAAAGGAGCCTACGATGCCATAAACCTGCTCCATCTCGTTTGTAGAACCAACAAGGTTCTCTATTTGCTGAGGAATCACTACACTACCTTCTAGTTCTGTTATGTTTGAGAACTGGGGAAAAAACCCTTTCTCATTATTCCTAGGCTCTCAAGAACTGGTCACATGGCCAGGAAGCTTTGCCACAGAAGGAAAATAGTTCCCTTATCATTAATTATTGCAGAACATATGCAAACAATTGAGTATTTCCCTGAGTTGTTAACAAGTAATTAATGGTGGTTAATTCCGACCAACTATGACAAccagtactgtacacacacagtcattaACTACTATGATCGAGGAGAAAGAATAAGAAAGAAATAGCCTGTTATGGATCAAAAGCCAATCCGTTCTGGACAGAGAAAGCAACTGCAAATTGAACACATTTCTCATGAAGTATTCACAAAATGCTCCCTCAGTTTTCTCAGGGACTGTGAGAAGCTAAGCTCTGTAGCAAGCACAAACCGGTTAAAAAAATAGACCAGAATTGTTGTCTCATTGAGTTGCACAGACAAACCAGTAGAAACCGGACAGTAATTCTCATGCGTATGATAAGAGCATATTCTGAGGGGGTTTGTGGGAGTGGTAACAGGAGGGTCACTCTGGAGACAGTGctaaatacagtaggcctatctgTCTTTATGGTGCTAGCTTGCACTGCCACCATTACTCAGGGCTACACTGCAGGAAACACATCTTAAAGATGTCTGCTAGCTACTGGCACATCGTAGCCACATCAACAGGCTAACTTCAGCTTGAATTAGAGCTGAGACTAGGTGATGGGGAGAGCACTGGTCAAAGTTAATATCAGTATGTGTTTGAAGACGAGGTGCTGAAAATGCAGTCGGAAATTAGTTATGGAAGCTGTTACTCTTTCTCGTGTTACAGTGGAACATTACTTCCTGGTAATAATTCAGTATTCATGTCCGTTAGTGGACATTACTTCCACTGAAACTTTCCACTGAGTGCTACTGTATAAGATGAATTGAAGTAGCAACTGACCTCTAACCCCAACGTCCTCTCTCCCTTGTCCCCCCTCTTCAGCTGCATCCACTGGGCACCTGTACCTGTCCATTAGGAATTTATTCCACTGAGATTTGTGCTATAAGATTTATTGAAATTTCCTGTCCCTCTAACTAACCCTTAACATCCTgcatttctccccctctccatagcTGCGTTTGCGGGCCTCCTGTACCTGCGAGAGCTGGACCTGTCCAACAACAGCCTGCACTACTTCCAGTACGGAGTGTTGGAGGACCTGTACTTCCTCAGGATGCTGAATCTGGGGGATAACCCCTGGGTCTGTGACTACAACATCCACTACCTGATCTACTGGCTGAAGCATCACCCCGGGGTGGCCTACTCTGGCCTAATCTGCACCGAGCCTCAGGAGTTCAGGGGCTGGCCCGTGGAGAATTATGTCAAGACCTACAACGGAGAGTGTCCCAATGATAAGGATCCACAGCCAGGGAAGGGGGATACAGGACAGGGACAGACGGCTCAGGAGCTAGTGGCCGAGACAGAGGAGGCGGAGATGGAGCTTCTGCCGAAGCCTCTGAGAGACCCCAGACCAAAGAAATATGAGGTCACCAGGTTGACTTAATAGGACAGAGTTGGAAATTAGAAaataactgttgttgttgttttctattATCACAGAACATTCTAATTCAGTctatcagattttttaaaaactttcgAATTCCCACCAGCATGACCAATGCAGGACAGCTGGATTCCCAACAGCATAACCAATGCAGGACAGCTGGATTCTCAACAGCATGACCAATGCAGGACAGTTGGATTCCCAACAGCATAACCAATGCAGGACAGTTGGATTCCCACCAGCATAACCAATGCAGGACAGTTGGATTCCCACCAGCATGACCAATGCAGGAAAGCTGGATTCCCACCAGCATAACCAATGCAGGACAGTTGGATTCCCACCAGCATAACCAATGCAGGACAGTTGGATTCCCACCAGCATGACCAATGCAGGAAAGCTGGATTCCCACCAGCATAACCAATGCAGGACAGTTGGATTCCCACCAGCATAACCAATGCAGGACAGTTGGATTCCCACCAGCATAACCAATGCAGGACAGTTGGATTCCCACCAGCATGACCAATGCAGGAAAGCTGGATTCCCACCAGCATGACCAATGCAGGACAGCTGGATTCCCACCAGCATGACCAATGCAGGACAGTTGGATTCCCAACAGCATGTCTAATGCAGGACAGTTGTTGCTGTTTTCGTTACAAGAATATTTCGTTGTGGATTTACTTTTTTGAAAAAGTAGAGGTTGATATATTTTTACGATATCCAATTGTTAGTTACAGTGTTGTCCCAtcgcaactcctgtacggactagGGAGAAGTGAAGGTCGAGAGGCATGAGTCCTCCGAAGCACCAATATGTCAGAGGAAACATATAGCTGGTGACCGAAGTCAACATGCATGCGCGCAGctaccacaaggagtcactagagcgcaacgggacaaggacatcccagccggccaaaccctccctaacccagacaattgtgcgccgcctcatggtcgcggccggctgcgacacagcccgggatcgaacccagaTCTGTATTGACTCCTCATATAGACGGGAGGCCCGAGGTACATTTCTTCTAAATGTATGATTTAGACCATCTGTTCATGAAATAAAAGCCATTTTTTTCTGAAATGAATGAGGTTTACATTACTAACGCACACACTTCACAAATCCTAAAGGGATTTAGGCACATCCTTCCCCTAACCCCTTCAACTATCTGTTAGATCTGTGATGCTTCACCATAAAACATGGAGCGTCTTCGGGTCAGTTCAAAACAGTTGTTCCACGGCTTTACTACCTCTTACTCTCcacactacctcttcctctctgcaccTCAACACATGAAGCTGAGGAGTTAGACATGGACCCGCTGAAGACCTAAAGTACATTTAGTCAGTCCATACGATCCTGAACAGAAACCGATGTCTTGGTTCATACACACCATAAGTCATTCACACATGCAGGGATTCTGGGCCATCTGATGTATGTGGTGGGTTTCTATAGTGACATGTGTCCTGGATGATCCTGAAGGTCCCATGTTAGCCAGCGGAGccctgtgacatcacaggagTCAGACATGACTCTGATGTTCTAAGCAGTATTGTAAGCATCTCAGTGAGCCAGGATACGTCCAACACTAGTATGCACAGCTGTTACTCTCAGAGCTTTCTCACATTTGGGAAACATGTTGTTTGGTATGTCAGAAAAAGAGGAGGAAACCATTTCTTCAGTCAAGCTGTCCAATTATCTGATGTTCTGCTATCTGAGGAGAGAGTCTGAATATCACTGCCTGTGAATGTCAATTTAAAAACATTTGaacattggtcacatacacatggttagcagatggtattgcgagtgtagcgaaatgcttatgcttctagttctgacaatgcagtaatatctacaggtaatctaacaattccacaacaactacctaatacacccaaatctaagtaaaggaatggaataagaatatatacatataaatatatggataagcAATGACCGAGTGGcacaggcaagatgcaatagatggtataaaatacagtatatacatatgagatgagtaatgcaagatatgtaaacattgttaaagtgactagtgatccatttattaaagtggccaatgatttcaagtctgtatgtaggcagcagcctcactgtgttagtggtggctgtttaacagtctgatagccttgagatagaagctgtttttcagtctctcggtctcagctttgatgcacctgtactgacctcgccttctggatggtagtggggtgaacaggcagtggctcgggtggttgttgtgatctttttggctttcctgtgacatcgggtgctgttggtgtcctggagggcagggagttttcccccggtgatgctgCACCACCCGGtgagaccgcaccaccctctggagagccctgtggctatgggcggtgcagttgccataccaggcggtgatacagcccgacaggatgctttcaattgtgcatctgtaaaagtttgtgagggttttacatttcttcagcctcaaattagttttgttaaaatccccagctacaacaaatgcagcctcaggatatatggtttccagtttgcataaagtccagtgaagttcctggagggccgtcgtggtatcggcttgaggggggatatacacagctGGGACAATAACCAACGAGAATTCtattgggagataatacggtcggcatttgatcgCATGGAATTCTAGGTCAGTTGACCAAAAGGACTAGAATTCCTGCATGTTGTTACAATTaaaccatgagtcattaatcatgaaacGTACACCCTCGCCCTTCccccggagagatgtttatttctgtctGTGCGACGCACAAAGAATCCCTGTGGCTGTTTTCCATTTCAAATTCAATTTCTGTCCTTTGTTCAGCAACACCTTAATGCGAGCAAGACAATTTGTTATAGAGTAACTATTAAAAACAGAGTTTAATAAAAACCTCTCGAAAGGCTTTAATAGATTTGATTAGGTATCTGCAGATTTCATCCGTTGGAACGGAACCTTCTACAGTGACTGTGGAACTATACTCCTCACTGTGCAGAATACGTGTCTGGAAGAAAACCCAACTTGGATTCATTGGGATATTGAAAACAGAACATTGCCTAACTTGAAAGAGCCTGCAGAAGGATCATAAAATGACCCCCAATTTGTTTCTGCTTTTGTTATGACTACAATACACAGGTACAAAAGAAAAGTAGTGTACAGGATACAATAACTTTATCCTCTGATTATTTAATTCAGCAATAGTGATTCATGGGATGATAAGCTTTATGAAACACACCACCCAAGGTGATCATATAAATGAAACAGGCTTCACATGGCCATAGAACAGCTGTAAGAGATTGTCACTCGACCAGCGTATGGTTATGCACAGCTGCAACCAGATCACTTAAAATACGATTTTTGGTTGTTTTCTCTCCAAGATACAGATGCCGTATCTTAATTTCATCATCATGCTAATGCACAAATGTTCCTGCACGGCAGGAAATGGACACTTGTAGTGTATccaaggtttaaaaaggcctcTAATGTTTGTAATTTCCAGTTTAACAAAGTGTCctaatgaaaaatggatcaacccctacaaaacaaAATCATAAATTATattccacatttcctgttgctgcagggttattttactgctgtagcgaactggctcaaatgaaggtCCTACATCTGTTCAGCAATGAGAACACATTTTCACAAACAATCATCATTCATGAGTTGTTCTGCATCTGGTTAGGGaaagggaatacctagtcagtggcacaactgaatgcattcaaccaaaatgccTTTCGCATTCAACCCAAACCCTCTGAATTAGAGGTGCGAGGGGCTGACTTAATCAGCACCCAGTTGTTGGGGGGTAACTGTGGTccatgtagctcagttggtaaagcatagTGCTTTCAATTCCAGGGTTgttggtttgattcccatgggggactggtatcaaaatgtatgtactaactaatgtaaattgctctggataacagcatttacaaaaatgtaactgctcaagggcagaacagctcagggattcaaaccagcaacctttccgttactggcccaacgctcttaactgctaagctacctgccgctgGTCCATTTTGTGTTCAAAGTGGACCAGAACTCACTTGTACAGAGAATCTCACATTTTCTACTGTTTGAGTGCCGGCACCTTTTTAGAGAATACAGGCTCAAAAATATAAAACCTGGTACACAAATATGATGTATTTTAATCCACTTCAAGCCCTGTTCAGCACTATTCTATGAACAAGCCCTGTTCAGCACTATTCTGTGAACAAGCCCTGTTCAGTACTATTCTGTGAACAAGCCCTGTTCAGCACTATTCTGTGAACAAGCCCTGTTCAGCACTATTCTGTGAACAAGCCCTGTTCAGCACTATTCTGTGAACAAGCACTCTTCAGCACTATTCTGTGAACAAGCACTGTTCAGCACTATTCTGTGAACAAGCACTGTTCAGCACTATTCTGTGAACAAGCACTGTTCAGCACTATTCTGTGAACAAGCCCTGTTCAGCACTATTCTGTGAACAAGCCCTGTTCAGCACTATTCTGTGAACAAGCACTGTTCAGCACTATTCTGTGAACAAGCCCTGTTCAGCACTATTCTGTGAACAAGCACTCTTCAGCACTATTCTAAGAACAAGCCCTGTTCAGCACTATTCTGTGAACAAGCCCTGTTCAGCACTATTCTAAGAACAAGCCCTGTTCAGCACTATTCTAAGAACAAGCCCTGTTCAGCACTATTCTAAGAACAAGCCCTGTTCAGCACTATTCTAAGAACAAGCCCTGTTCAGCACTATTCTAAGAACAAGCCCTGTTCAGCACAATTCTAAGAACAAGCCCTGTTCAGCACTATTCTAAGAACAAGCCCTGTTCAGCACTATTCTAAGAACAAGCCCTGTTCAGCACTATTCTAAGAACAAGCCCTGTTCGGCACTATTCTAAGAAAAGGCACCGTTCAGCACTATTCTAAAGAACAAGCCCTGTTCAGCACTATTCTAAGAACAAGCCCTGTTCAGCACTATTCTAAGAACAAATATTAGACCTACTAGAAACAGAGTGCTCTCTGGAAGTCATGAGAAGAAAACACACTTTACTATGGCACTCAGAAGGAACAAGTGTGTATGACTTCACTGACTACTAAGGAGGACACTAAAACCACTAAAGAGCCCTAAAGACAGGCTGGATGGTCAGAACAGGTCGAGACACATCCTATGCACAAAGTTAGACTGAAAACCTACTCAGAAGATTAAGCTAAATATGTCTGTATGGAATGGTGCACATTCCCTCATCTTTAATGGCTATTGTTTACCTGTTGTGTTTACTGAATACAGCACAGAACGTTGTTTTCCTGCGCTGCTACATTATTAGGAGTTAGTAACACACATAACTCAATGAAGTACTATTGTTGACAGTTTACCATGATGGAATGTGAATTGATTGTCCTAATTTAGCTGCATGCCCTCATGCATTTGAAATTCTGAGTTAAACACAAATCTAAAAATAATTTCTGAGAAGTGCATGAACTTGTTTTACTTGCCAAAATGATCATTCTCTTGAAGGGCATATTGTTATAGAAAACAAAAACCTGGGCAGGTTCCAGAAATCAGTCCAGAAATGTGATGGAAGTTAAGGTCAATGCTGGGAGCGAACCCTCTACTGGACCAGAAATTACCAGATCAGTGATTCAACGTTCTTATGAGATACAACGTTCTTATGAACTATAAATGGGCCGTGAAAAACCTCAATATCTGAGCCAAAGGTCAACCATCTGATACTGTCTCAAAGAACCTACTACAGTAGTCACAGGACAGAGGATGAAGTCTATCTATGAACATTTATGTCCAGTACAGGGCCACTATAAAAGTCTCTCCCAAAATGAGAATCCTGCTTCACGGGACCTACCAAATCCTACTAcccctttaacacacacacacacacacacacacacacacacacacacacacacacacacacacacacacacacacacacacacacacacacacacccacacacacacacacacacacacacacacacacacacaccacaagcaCCATCTGGAGTGTTTCACAAACATTTTGATGTGTT contains these protein-coding regions:
- the LOC116371711 gene encoding leucine-rich repeat-containing protein 17-like, which gives rise to MDLSSNSITQLRPKEFVAARDLKLLNLSSNSLDQIDTAAFAGLLYLRELDLSNNSLHYFQYGVLEDLYFLRMLNLGDNPWVCDYNIHYLIYWLKHHPGVAYSGLICTEPQEFRGWPVENYVKTYNGECPNDKDPQPGKGDTGQGQTAQELVAETEEAEMELLPKPLRDPRPKKYEVTRLT